One region of Qipengyuania sp. SS22 genomic DNA includes:
- a CDS encoding cold-shock protein yields MSKTGTVKFFNTDKGYGFIQPDDGSDDSFVHISAVQAAGMQTLDKEQRLNYEVETGRNGKASAVNLSAAD; encoded by the coding sequence ATGAGCAAGACCGGAACCGTAAAATTCTTCAACACCGACAAGGGCTATGGCTTCATCCAGCCCGACGACGGTTCGGACGACAGCTTCGTCCACATCAGCGCAGTGCAGGCCGCCGGCATGCAGACGCTCGATAAAGAACAGCGCCTCAATTACGAAGTCGAAACCGGCCGTAATGGCAAGGCAAGCGCCGTGAACCTCTCGGCTGCCGATTGA
- a CDS encoding GNAT family N-acetyltransferase, which produces MATLVPLSALDPALVEQLLDAAFGEERHARTAYRIRAGMDWLEGASFAALDDEDYLAGTIQLWPVALTDPQGRAHPMIMVGPVAVMPGRQGEGFGKALMAASLGAIDAGFEEGAAPLPQVMIGDPDYYDRWGFLADHTGGWHCPGPYDRQRLLVRTGNPAVLPAEGMLGPWNS; this is translated from the coding sequence ATGGCAACCCTCGTCCCCCTTTCCGCCCTCGATCCGGCGCTGGTCGAACAATTGCTCGACGCGGCGTTTGGCGAGGAGCGGCATGCGCGCACCGCCTATCGCATCCGCGCAGGGATGGACTGGCTCGAGGGGGCCAGTTTCGCCGCGCTCGACGATGAGGATTACCTCGCAGGGACGATCCAGCTGTGGCCCGTCGCGCTGACCGATCCGCAGGGTCGCGCGCATCCGATGATCATGGTCGGTCCCGTCGCGGTCATGCCCGGACGGCAGGGCGAAGGCTTCGGCAAGGCGCTTATGGCGGCCAGCCTCGGCGCGATCGACGCGGGGTTCGAAGAGGGCGCGGCGCCGCTGCCGCAAGTGATGATCGGCGATCCCGACTATTACGACCGCTGGGGTTTCCTGGCGGATCATACGGGCGGCTGGCATTGCCCCGGCCCCTACGACCGGCAACGGTTGCTGGTACGCACGGGCAATCCGGCGGTCCTGCCCGCCGAGGGCATGCTGGGGCCATGGAATTCCTGA
- a CDS encoding PQQ-dependent sugar dehydrogenase, with the protein MKKTSILAATLSPLLLASSCGSTGSGDSPPAQAAPSGETGGAWDGAFVTTGHGTFAEPWAAAFVPGTAMLFVTEKAGTAKIVDTATDEIVTVTGLPEVDYGGQGGLGDVAFLPSQSASTIGRRAIYLSWAEAGDGDTRGAAVGRGELVCAATDSCRIDGLEVIWRQNPKVSGRGHYSHRLVLSPDEQHLFVASGERQKQTPAQNKQSHLGKIVRLNLDGSPAGDGAIAGALPDIWSMGHRNILGIDFDAQGRLWEVEHGPKGGDELNLVQRGENYGWPTRSNGVNYNGSDIPDHSADDGFAKPAVSWTPVIAPGNMIFYTGDLFDGLAGDLLIAGLKTEAIVRVATDGDTARETARYDMGNRIRQIVEGPDGALWVLEDGDGGRLLELRPR; encoded by the coding sequence ATGAAAAAGACCTCGATCCTTGCCGCCACTTTATCGCCCCTCCTGCTCGCTTCAAGCTGCGGCTCCACCGGATCGGGGGATAGCCCCCCTGCGCAGGCAGCACCTTCCGGCGAAACCGGCGGCGCATGGGACGGCGCCTTCGTAACCACCGGACACGGGACCTTCGCCGAACCCTGGGCCGCGGCCTTCGTCCCCGGCACCGCAATGCTGTTCGTGACAGAAAAGGCGGGCACGGCGAAGATCGTCGATACCGCGACCGACGAGATCGTTACCGTCACCGGCCTGCCCGAGGTCGATTACGGCGGCCAGGGCGGGCTGGGCGATGTTGCCTTCCTGCCCTCGCAAAGCGCCTCCACCATCGGTCGCCGTGCGATCTATCTCAGCTGGGCGGAAGCCGGCGACGGCGATACGCGCGGCGCAGCCGTGGGCCGCGGCGAGCTTGTCTGCGCCGCGACGGATAGCTGCCGTATCGACGGCCTCGAAGTGATCTGGCGGCAGAACCCCAAGGTTTCAGGACGCGGGCATTACTCGCACCGCCTCGTGCTCAGTCCCGACGAGCAGCATCTTTTCGTTGCCAGCGGCGAACGCCAGAAACAGACCCCGGCACAGAACAAGCAGAGCCATCTGGGCAAGATCGTGCGACTCAATCTCGATGGCAGCCCCGCTGGTGATGGGGCGATTGCCGGGGCGCTGCCCGACATCTGGTCGATGGGGCATCGCAACATTCTCGGCATCGATTTCGATGCGCAGGGGCGATTGTGGGAAGTCGAACACGGCCCCAAGGGCGGCGACGAACTCAATCTCGTCCAGCGCGGCGAGAATTACGGCTGGCCGACGCGATCGAACGGGGTGAATTACAATGGCTCGGACATTCCCGACCATTCGGCGGATGACGGCTTTGCCAAGCCCGCGGTAAGCTGGACCCCGGTGATCGCGCCGGGGAACATGATCTTCTACACCGGCGACCTGTTCGACGGGCTGGCAGGCGATCTGCTGATCGCGGGTCTCAAGACCGAAGCGATCGTGCGCGTGGCGACCGATGGCGACACCGCGCGCGAGACCGCCCGCTACGATATGGGCAATCGCATCCGGCAGATCGTCGAAGGACCCGACGGTGCGCTGTGGGTGCTCGAAGACGGCGACGGCGGACGGTTGCTGGAACTTCGCCCCCGATAA
- a CDS encoding ribonuclease HII: MFSATPERGLGAAPLVIGVDEAGRGPLAGPVVAAAVVLCKPCPGGLDDSKLLSPKKRAALEPQIMARCAWGLAVVEPAEIDRLNIFHATMLAMTMAVSRLVEALGCEPEAVLIDGNMTPHGRNPAWRWAQARPIVGGDGKERCIGAASILAKEHRDALMRAAAARHPHYGWERNAGYGTAEHVEALRVHGPTPLHRRSFAPVAQADLFTSRVA, from the coding sequence ATGTTCAGTGCAACTCCCGAACGAGGGCTTGGTGCCGCGCCATTGGTGATCGGCGTCGACGAGGCGGGGCGCGGGCCCCTGGCGGGTCCGGTTGTCGCAGCCGCGGTGGTGCTATGCAAGCCATGCCCCGGCGGGCTTGACGATTCCAAGCTGCTTTCGCCCAAGAAACGCGCCGCGCTGGAGCCGCAGATCATGGCGCGCTGTGCGTGGGGGCTGGCGGTGGTGGAGCCGGCGGAGATCGACCGGCTCAACATCTTCCACGCGACCATGCTGGCGATGACCATGGCGGTGTCGCGGCTGGTCGAGGCGCTGGGATGCGAACCCGAAGCGGTGCTGATCGACGGGAACATGACTCCGCACGGGCGCAACCCCGCATGGCGCTGGGCGCAGGCTCGCCCGATCGTCGGCGGCGATGGCAAGGAACGGTGTATCGGCGCCGCCTCGATCCTCGCCAAGGAGCATCGCGATGCGCTGATGCGCGCTGCGGCCGCGCGGCACCCGCACTACGGGTGGGAACGCAATGCCGGCTATGGCACCGCCGAACATGTCGAGGCGCTGCGCGTGCACGGGCCAACGCCGTTGCATCGGCGCAGCTTTGCACCGGTGGCGCAGGCGGATCTGTTTACGAGTAGGGTGGCGTAG
- a CDS encoding DUF1285 domain-containing protein, giving the protein MPYTPPPELAGMTLAQIAEAVAERKLPPVEQWSPDNVDDSHMRIAADGTWYHEGSPIKRPGMVRAFAGLLKREDDGGYWLVVPYQKLSIAVDDACFIATDVSEAEGDLAFRLNTDELVVAGPGHAIRAAGDPDSPALYLHVRRGCEARLNRSTYEQLARIALARGDDWTVASGGETYSLLPA; this is encoded by the coding sequence GTGCCCTATACCCCGCCCCCCGAACTCGCCGGAATGACGCTGGCCCAGATCGCCGAGGCGGTTGCCGAGCGCAAGCTGCCCCCGGTCGAGCAATGGTCGCCCGATAATGTCGATGACAGCCATATGCGTATTGCCGCCGATGGCACCTGGTATCACGAGGGCTCGCCGATCAAGCGGCCGGGCATGGTGCGCGCCTTTGCCGGCCTGCTCAAGCGCGAGGATGACGGCGGCTATTGGCTGGTCGTGCCCTATCAGAAGCTGTCGATCGCAGTGGACGACGCCTGTTTCATCGCCACCGACGTGTCCGAAGCCGAAGGCGATCTCGCCTTCCGCCTCAATACCGACGAACTGGTGGTGGCGGGTCCGGGCCATGCGATCCGCGCGGCGGGCGATCCCGACAGTCCCGCGCTCTATCTCCATGTCCGGCGCGGCTGCGAAGCGCGGCTCAACCGTTCAACCTATGAACAGCTCGCGCGCATTGCACTGGCACGGGGCGACGACTGGACCGTGGCCAGCGGCGGCGAAACCTACTCGCTCCTGCCCGCATGA